A single genomic interval of Chitinophaga sp. 180180018-3 harbors:
- a CDS encoding ROK family protein, producing the protein MSQQLAVGIDIGGTNTKFGIVDRRGNILCDGRMLTNQHEDVNGFLDELHGHMSKLIEEVGGIEQIKGIGVGAPNGNYYTGNIEYAPNLRWKGVVPLASLLEQKFGLPTVLTNDANAAALGELIYGAARGMKDFIVITLGTGVGSGIVANGQLIYGHDGFAGELGHCIVLPGGRYHPGTGAHGSLEAYASATGVTNTALEFLANRPDTLSSMRSHSKEEINSKLIYEAAMEGDPLAMEVYEFTGKILGEALANFVMFSSPEAIILFGGLTKAGDLIMKPVREHMEKNLLPIFQNKVKLLFSELKESDAAILGASALAWEMKD; encoded by the coding sequence GTATTGTAGACAGAAGAGGTAATATTTTATGTGATGGTCGGATGTTGACCAACCAGCATGAAGACGTGAATGGCTTTCTGGATGAGCTTCACGGACATATGTCGAAACTGATCGAAGAAGTAGGTGGTATTGAACAGATTAAAGGTATTGGGGTAGGGGCGCCTAACGGCAACTACTATACCGGTAACATCGAATATGCTCCGAATCTGCGCTGGAAAGGGGTGGTGCCACTGGCCAGCCTGCTGGAACAGAAATTCGGTTTGCCAACCGTTTTAACCAACGACGCTAATGCGGCGGCATTGGGTGAACTGATCTACGGCGCCGCCAGAGGGATGAAAGATTTCATTGTGATCACCCTCGGCACCGGCGTAGGCAGCGGTATCGTTGCTAATGGTCAGCTCATATACGGGCACGACGGTTTTGCAGGCGAGCTCGGTCACTGTATCGTACTTCCCGGAGGCCGTTACCATCCTGGTACCGGTGCGCATGGCTCACTGGAAGCATATGCTTCTGCTACCGGCGTTACCAACACCGCACTGGAATTCCTGGCCAACCGCCCGGATACGCTCAGCAGCATGCGTAGTCACAGCAAGGAGGAAATCAACTCCAAACTGATCTATGAAGCAGCTATGGAAGGCGATCCGCTGGCAATGGAGGTATACGAGTTCACCGGTAAGATACTCGGTGAAGCACTCGCCAACTTCGTGATGTTCTCCAGCCCTGAAGCAATTATCCTCTTCGGTGGTCTTACCAAAGCCGGCGACCTCATCATGAAACCGGTAAGGGAACACATGGAAAAGAACCTGCTCCCCATATTCCAGAATAAAGTTAAATTGCTGTTCTCCGAACTGAAAGAAAGCGATGCCGCTATCCTTGGAGCAAGCGCATTGGCCTGGGAGATGAAGGACTAG